One genomic segment of Pseudomonadota bacterium includes these proteins:
- a CDS encoding methyltransferase domain-containing protein produces MSAVLSRNSPRIGNREAFTRRHSAWASGDYAVVGNALQMVSEQLCERVNLCQDERVLDVAAGNFHASMAAARRWCEVTATDFASDLAGRSRPRLEVSALGVQLVDADAEALPFPDQSFSAVISAFGVMFAGDQERAASEMIRVCRRGRRLGLASWTPDGFMGHLFQTITRHAPGCANGASPFDWGTEQRLDELFAVYGRVESTRKRVALRARTPMDWVDKLRASYSPVLKIFAQLDGAQQKALRSELLELVQRFNRAQDSTMLVDAEYLEVVVQRR; encoded by the coding sequence ATGAGCGCAGTACTTTCGAGAAATTCTCCGCGAATCGGCAATCGCGAGGCCTTCACGCGCCGGCATTCCGCCTGGGCGAGCGGAGATTATGCCGTCGTCGGCAATGCTCTGCAGATGGTTAGCGAGCAGCTCTGTGAAAGAGTGAATTTGTGTCAGGACGAGCGTGTGCTCGACGTGGCCGCCGGGAATTTTCACGCTTCCATGGCCGCCGCGCGCCGCTGGTGCGAGGTGACCGCCACCGATTTTGCCTCCGACCTCGCCGGCCGCAGCCGCCCGCGTCTTGAAGTGTCCGCGCTCGGCGTGCAGCTCGTCGATGCCGATGCGGAGGCGCTGCCGTTTCCGGACCAGAGCTTCAGCGCGGTGATCTCGGCGTTCGGCGTCATGTTCGCCGGCGACCAGGAACGGGCTGCCTCGGAGATGATCCGCGTCTGCCGCCGCGGCCGTCGCCTCGGGCTTGCCAGCTGGACACCCGATGGATTCATGGGCCACCTGTTCCAGACGATAACGAGGCACGCGCCGGGGTGCGCGAACGGCGCGTCGCCATTCGATTGGGGCACGGAGCAGCGGCTCGACGAACTGTTCGCCGTCTATGGCCGCGTCGAGAGCACGCGAAAACGGGTGGCGCTGCGCGCCCGCACGCCGATGGACTGGGTGGACAAACTGCGCGCCAGTTATTCGCCCGTGCTCAAGATCTTCGCGCAGCTCGACGGCGCGCAGCAAAAAGCCCTGCGCTCGGAATTGTTAGAGCTGGTGCAGCGATTCAACCGCGCCCAGGATTCGACCATGCTGGTCGATGCCGAGTACCTCGAAGTCGTCGTGCAGCGGCGCTGA
- a CDS encoding tetratricopeptide repeat protein — protein MEALQFRLLGPLQLSRGAEVVKLPSSRKVRALLGYLVLASRPVARSQICELLWDVPNDPRGELRWCLSKIRGLIDEPGRKRVVADGSSIRLDLSDCDVDTREVTRAPEHGIQKLGVERQKDLAALFAGELLEGLEIARSPMFDTWIIAERRRFRGIQTVLLENLARALPHEAAAPYIDEWLRLSPFDTCAHELLLGALARHGRIAEGEAHLAAAVKLFEGDGLESGPLRDCWQRARETALEQTQPGGANGLISANLTEIRKFSPDTPAASRRASIAVMPLVDRSSESDQRGGIADALAHDVTTRLAKLRSMFVIAQGTTFALRDRSIGPEEAGRILNVDYVVSGSVRRAPRKLVVAAELIETRTARIVWSEQFEESHDDALLVLDEIGNRIVASIAHEIEMVERNRAILKPPSSLDAWEAHHRGLWHMYRFNKADNERARQFFTQAVELDPTFARAYAGLSFAHFQNAFLGWKKPAVEIDRAFDAAGKSLMVDDRDPAAHWAMGRAMWLRGNQDQSIVELERAVELSPNYATAHYTLAFVHSQSGDPAAAISFSDHSRLLSPFDPMLFAMLGARALALARLGQHDAAADWAIKAAARPNAHQHIMAIAAITLGLAGRLDEAKVYRRKIAERVDHYSVADFLGAFRCSEDAASMFARGAHSVGLR, from the coding sequence GTGGAAGCGTTGCAATTCAGGCTGCTCGGCCCGCTGCAGCTGTCGCGCGGCGCGGAGGTCGTGAAGCTCCCGTCCTCGCGCAAGGTGCGCGCGCTGCTGGGTTACCTGGTCCTCGCCAGCCGGCCGGTGGCGCGCTCGCAGATCTGCGAACTGCTGTGGGACGTCCCCAACGATCCGCGCGGCGAACTGCGCTGGTGCCTGTCCAAGATTCGCGGGCTGATCGACGAACCCGGCCGCAAACGCGTGGTCGCGGATGGCAGCTCGATCCGGCTCGACCTCTCCGACTGCGACGTCGACACGCGCGAGGTCACCCGGGCACCCGAACATGGCATTCAGAAGTTAGGCGTCGAACGGCAGAAGGACTTGGCCGCGTTGTTTGCCGGGGAGCTGCTCGAAGGGCTCGAGATCGCGCGCAGCCCGATGTTCGACACCTGGATCATCGCCGAACGCCGCCGGTTCCGTGGCATACAGACCGTGCTGCTCGAGAATCTCGCCCGCGCCCTGCCGCACGAAGCAGCGGCACCCTATATAGATGAGTGGCTGCGCCTGTCGCCTTTCGACACCTGCGCACACGAGCTGCTGCTCGGCGCCTTGGCGCGCCATGGCCGCATCGCCGAGGGCGAGGCGCACCTCGCCGCCGCGGTCAAACTATTCGAAGGAGACGGCCTCGAAAGCGGACCGCTGCGGGATTGCTGGCAACGCGCCCGCGAGACCGCGCTGGAGCAAACGCAGCCCGGCGGGGCGAACGGGCTGATCAGCGCGAATCTCACCGAGATCCGGAAGTTTTCACCCGATACGCCCGCCGCGTCGCGCCGCGCGTCCATCGCGGTGATGCCGCTGGTGGATCGTTCGTCCGAGTCCGACCAACGTGGCGGTATCGCCGATGCACTGGCGCACGACGTCACCACGCGGCTCGCGAAGCTGCGCAGCATGTTCGTGATCGCGCAGGGCACGACGTTCGCGCTGCGCGATCGCAGCATCGGGCCGGAGGAAGCCGGGCGCATCCTCAATGTGGACTACGTCGTGAGCGGCTCGGTGCGGCGCGCGCCGCGCAAACTTGTCGTCGCCGCCGAGCTGATCGAAACTCGCACCGCGCGCATCGTGTGGTCCGAGCAGTTCGAGGAAAGCCACGACGATGCGCTGCTGGTGCTCGATGAAATCGGCAATCGCATCGTCGCCTCGATCGCGCACGAGATCGAAATGGTCGAGCGTAATCGCGCCATCCTCAAGCCGCCGAGCTCGCTCGACGCCTGGGAAGCGCACCACCGCGGCCTGTGGCACATGTACCGCTTCAACAAGGCCGACAACGAACGCGCGCGCCAGTTCTTCACGCAGGCGGTCGAGCTCGATCCGACCTTCGCGCGCGCCTACGCGGGTTTGTCCTTCGCGCATTTCCAGAACGCGTTCCTCGGCTGGAAAAAACCTGCGGTGGAGATCGACCGCGCGTTCGACGCAGCGGGCAAGAGCCTGATGGTCGACGATCGCGACCCGGCCGCGCACTGGGCGATGGGCCGCGCCATGTGGCTGCGCGGCAACCAGGACCAGTCGATCGTCGAGCTCGAACGCGCCGTCGAGCTGAGCCCTAACTACGCAACGGCGCACTACACGCTGGCCTTCGTGCACTCGCAATCGGGCGATCCGGCGGCGGCAATCTCGTTTTCGGACCATTCGCGCCTGCTGTCGCCGTTCGATCCGATGCTGTTCGCCATGCTCGGTGCGCGCGCCCTGGCGCTCGCCAGGCTCGGGCAACACGATGCGGCGGCGGACTGGGCCATCAAGGCGGCGGCACGCCCGAATGCGCACCAGCACATCATGGCGATCGCGGCGATCACGCTCGGGCTGGCCGGCCGGCTCGACGAAGCCAAGGTGTACCGCAGGAAGATCGCCGAGCGGGTGGACCACTATTCCGTCGCGGATTTCCTCGGCGCGTTCCGCTGTTCCGAGGATGCCGCGTCGATGTTCGCCCGCGGCGCGCATTCCGTCGGCTTGCGTTGA
- a CDS encoding DEAD/DEAH box helicase: protein MPLPQFHPAVHAWFASTFPHGATPAQLEAWPAIASGQHALIAAPTGSGKTLAAFLAAIDSLVREGAAGALRDVTRVVYVSPLKALSNDIQRNLDAPLAGISAEMLKSGACAPQIRAQVRTGDTSQFERAAMRRVNPHILVTTPESLYLLLTSASGREMLQNVRTVIVDEIHAVAQTKRGAHLSLTLERLAANALQPVQRIGLSATQKPIEEVAKFLVGAKSVPGRTYGSCARGETLSLLPHVQLPQVRPGTDLACRIVNSGHVRERDLNLVMPPAPLEAVMSGEVWATVYDQLAQLIQEHHTTLIFANTRRMVERVSRHLAERIGEEHVAAHHGSLSKETRFSAEQRLKAGQLKVMVATASLELGIDIGDVELVCQLGSPRAISVFLQRVGRANHSVGGVPKGRIFPSSRDEMIDCVALLDAVRRGELDRLHIPEHPLDVLSQQIVAEVAAREYGEDELFELVRGAYSYRNLSRHDFDAVVRMLAEGIDTKRGRRGTYLHRDAVNKVLRARKGARLTAITCGGAIPDNADYQVIMEPAGIFVGTLNEDFAIESLAGDIFQLGNTSYRILRVEAGKVRVEDAKGQPPSIPFWLGEAPARTDELSFAVSRLREDIEALLPEVTAETIAAAIDTVEARYHLPRPAAHQMIEYLAGAKAVLGKLPTLNTLVFERFFDESGGMQLIIHAPFGARINRAFGLSLRKKFCRTFNFELQAAATEDAIILSLGETHSFELESVARFLNSATVEDTLIQAMLDSPMFTARWRWNASISLAIRRNSGGKRTPPQIQRMASEDLIAVLFPDQIACAENLSGPREIPDHPLVKQTLDDCLHEAMDLEGLKALLRALESGEKKVLARDLPTPSPLAAEILTARPYAFLDDAPLEERRTNAVAQRRWLDPESASDMGRLDPAAISTVREQAWPEVTNPDELHDAMHAMGFITEQEGASAGWVRHLEQLIDARRATRLHHGSHTFWVCAECLPLVQSVYPQGWLDPVISAPPEKAGKVWQRETAITDLVRGRLQSLGPVTARDLAESSGLENSEIGLALVELESEGFVLRGRFTEEAGAPEAVQMGAATLEWCERRLLARISRYTIKTLRAEIEPVSSADFMRYLFDWQGVTRAPKPEGVESLARVIEQLEGYEVPAAAWEADVLPARLNEYDPHWLDSLCLSGRALWARLTPSKSPGAAPVRTTPIALVSRKNWSLWHSVAAAPREEMQLSHGAKALFDYLTGHGASFFDDMVAGSNLLKSQAETALGELVSAGLVNADSYSGLRALLIPSDKRRQLVARRRRIALFGLEDAGRWSLIRRGKTAGDAESIEQVADILLRRYGVVFRKLFEREASWLPPWHQLLRVFRRLEAQGKIRGGRFVAGMAGEQYALPEAVSAMRAIRKLETKGALVSLSAADPLNLTGIITPGQRVASLTNNRVLYRDGIPVALHASGQSEFIVKMEPEKEWEARQALVRKRMAPGSARPT, encoded by the coding sequence ATGCCCCTTCCCCAGTTTCACCCCGCTGTCCACGCGTGGTTCGCCAGCACGTTTCCGCACGGCGCCACCCCGGCGCAGCTCGAGGCATGGCCGGCGATCGCGAGCGGCCAGCATGCGCTGATCGCGGCACCGACCGGGTCGGGCAAGACGTTGGCCGCGTTCCTCGCCGCGATCGATTCGCTGGTGCGCGAGGGTGCCGCCGGCGCGCTGCGCGACGTCACGCGCGTGGTGTACGTGTCGCCGTTGAAAGCGCTGTCGAACGACATCCAGCGCAATCTCGACGCGCCGCTCGCGGGGATTTCGGCGGAGATGCTCAAGAGCGGCGCCTGCGCGCCGCAGATCCGTGCGCAGGTGCGCACCGGGGATACCTCGCAGTTCGAACGCGCGGCCATGCGCCGGGTCAACCCGCACATCCTGGTGACCACGCCGGAGTCGCTCTATCTACTGTTGACGAGCGCCTCCGGGCGCGAGATGTTGCAGAACGTCCGCACCGTGATCGTGGACGAGATCCACGCCGTCGCGCAGACCAAACGCGGCGCGCACCTGTCGCTGACGCTGGAACGGCTGGCGGCCAACGCCCTGCAGCCCGTGCAGCGCATCGGCCTGTCCGCGACGCAGAAACCGATCGAGGAAGTCGCGAAGTTCCTGGTGGGGGCTAAGTCGGTGCCGGGTCGGACTTACGGGAGTTGCGCGCGCGGCGAAACGCTCTCGCTGTTGCCCCACGTGCAACTCCCGCAAGTCCGACCCGGCACCGACTTAGCCTGCCGCATCGTCAACAGCGGTCACGTCCGCGAGCGCGACCTCAATCTCGTGATGCCGCCTGCGCCGCTCGAGGCGGTGATGTCGGGCGAAGTGTGGGCGACGGTGTACGACCAGCTGGCGCAGCTCATCCAGGAACATCACACCACGCTCATCTTCGCCAACACGCGCCGCATGGTGGAGCGCGTCTCGCGCCACCTCGCCGAGCGTATCGGCGAAGAACACGTCGCGGCCCATCATGGCTCGCTCTCGAAGGAGACGCGGTTCAGCGCGGAGCAGCGTCTCAAGGCGGGGCAGCTCAAGGTCATGGTCGCGACGGCCTCGCTCGAGCTCGGCATCGACATCGGCGACGTCGAGCTGGTCTGCCAGCTCGGCAGCCCGCGCGCCATCTCCGTGTTCCTGCAACGCGTCGGCCGCGCCAACCACTCGGTGGGCGGCGTGCCGAAGGGCCGCATCTTTCCGAGCAGCCGCGATGAAATGATCGACTGCGTGGCGCTGCTGGATGCGGTCCGGCGCGGCGAGCTCGACCGGCTGCACATTCCCGAACATCCGCTCGACGTGTTGTCGCAGCAGATCGTCGCCGAGGTCGCCGCGCGCGAATACGGCGAGGACGAGCTGTTCGAACTGGTGCGTGGCGCGTATTCATATCGCAATCTGTCCCGCCACGACTTCGACGCCGTCGTGCGCATGCTCGCCGAAGGCATCGACACCAAACGCGGCCGCCGCGGAACCTATCTACATCGCGACGCCGTCAACAAGGTACTACGCGCGCGCAAGGGCGCGCGGCTCACCGCCATCACCTGCGGCGGCGCGATCCCCGACAATGCGGATTACCAGGTCATCATGGAGCCCGCCGGAATCTTCGTCGGCACGCTGAACGAGGATTTCGCCATCGAAAGCCTGGCGGGCGACATCTTCCAGCTGGGCAACACCTCGTATCGCATCCTGCGCGTCGAAGCCGGCAAGGTGCGCGTCGAGGACGCGAAGGGCCAGCCGCCTAGCATTCCGTTCTGGCTGGGCGAGGCGCCGGCGCGCACCGACGAGCTTTCGTTCGCCGTGTCGCGCCTGCGCGAGGACATCGAAGCGCTGCTGCCCGAGGTGACTGCCGAGACCATCGCCGCCGCCATCGACACCGTCGAGGCGCGTTACCACCTGCCGCGTCCCGCCGCGCACCAGATGATCGAATACCTCGCCGGCGCCAAGGCGGTGCTTGGCAAACTACCGACATTGAACACGCTGGTGTTCGAGCGCTTCTTCGACGAATCCGGCGGCATGCAGCTCATCATCCATGCCCCGTTCGGCGCGCGTATCAACCGCGCGTTCGGCCTCTCGCTGCGCAAGAAATTCTGCCGCACTTTCAACTTCGAACTGCAGGCGGCGGCCACCGAGGACGCCATCATCCTGTCGCTCGGTGAGACCCACAGCTTCGAGCTCGAAAGTGTCGCGCGTTTTCTCAACAGCGCAACGGTCGAAGACACGCTGATCCAGGCGATGCTGGATTCGCCGATGTTCACCGCGCGCTGGCGCTGGAACGCCAGCATCTCGCTCGCGATCCGCCGCAACTCCGGCGGCAAACGCACGCCGCCGCAGATCCAGCGCATGGCGTCCGAGGACCTGATCGCGGTGTTGTTCCCCGATCAGATCGCCTGCGCCGAAAATTTGAGCGGACCGCGCGAGATCCCCGATCATCCCCTCGTCAAACAGACGCTAGACGACTGCCTGCACGAGGCCATGGACCTCGAAGGCTTGAAGGCCTTGCTGCGCGCACTCGAGAGCGGCGAGAAGAAAGTGCTGGCGCGCGATCTGCCGACACCATCGCCGCTGGCCGCGGAAATCCTCACCGCGCGGCCCTATGCCTTCCTCGACGACGCCCCGCTCGAGGAGCGCCGCACGAACGCCGTCGCGCAGCGCCGCTGGCTCGATCCGGAATCCGCCTCCGACATGGGGCGTCTCGATCCGGCGGCTATCTCCACGGTGCGCGAGCAGGCGTGGCCCGAGGTCACCAACCCCGACGAGCTGCACGATGCCATGCACGCCATGGGCTTCATCACCGAGCAGGAGGGTGCCAGCGCCGGCTGGGTTCGGCATCTCGAGCAGTTGATCGATGCGCGGCGCGCCACGCGCCTGCACCACGGCAGCCATACGTTCTGGGTCTGCGCGGAGTGCCTGCCGCTGGTCCAGTCGGTCTATCCACAAGGGTGGCTCGATCCCGTGATCAGCGCGCCGCCGGAAAAGGCCGGCAAGGTCTGGCAACGCGAAACCGCGATCACGGATCTCGTGCGTGGTCGCCTGCAAAGCCTCGGGCCCGTCACTGCGCGCGACCTGGCCGAATCGTCGGGCCTCGAGAATTCCGAGATCGGCCTCGCGCTGGTCGAGCTCGAAAGCGAGGGCTTCGTGTTGCGCGGCCGTTTCACGGAAGAGGCGGGCGCGCCCGAGGCCGTGCAGATGGGCGCTGCCACGCTCGAGTGGTGCGAGCGCCGCCTGCTGGCGCGTATCAGCCGCTACACCATCAAGACGCTGCGTGCCGAGATCGAACCGGTGAGCTCGGCGGATTTCATGCGTTATCTCTTCGACTGGCAGGGTGTGACGCGCGCGCCGAAGCCCGAGGGCGTCGAGAGTCTGGCCAGGGTCATCGAGCAGCTCGAGGGTTACGAAGTGCCCGCGGCCGCATGGGAAGCGGACGTGCTGCCGGCGCGGTTGAACGAGTACGACCCGCACTGGCTGGATAGTTTGTGTTTGTCAGGCCGCGCGTTGTGGGCGCGGCTCACGCCGTCGAAGTCGCCTGGCGCGGCACCGGTGCGAACCACGCCCATCGCGCTCGTCTCGCGCAAGAACTGGAGCCTGTGGCATTCAGTCGCCGCGGCGCCGCGCGAGGAAATGCAGTTGTCACACGGCGCAAAGGCGCTGTTCGACTACCTCACCGGCCACGGCGCCTCGTTCTTCGACGACATGGTGGCCGGGTCCAATCTGCTCAAATCCCAGGCCGAGACCGCACTCGGCGAGCTCGTCTCGGCGGGCCTCGTGAACGCGGATAGTTATTCCGGTCTGCGTGCATTGCTCATTCCGAGCGACAAGCGCCGTCAGCTCGTGGCGCGCCGGCGGCGCATCGCATTGTTCGGACTCGAAGACGCGGGCCGTTGGAGTCTTATCCGTCGTGGCAAGACCGCTGGCGATGCCGAATCCATCGAGCAGGTCGCCGACATCCTGCTGCGCCGCTACGGCGTCGTGTTCCGCAAGTTGTTCGAGCGCGAGGCAAGCTGGCTGCCGCCATGGCATCAACTGCTGCGCGTGTTCCGGCGCCTCGAGGCGCAGGGCAAGATCCGCGGCGGCCGTTTCGTCGCCGGCATGGCGGGCGAACAATATGCGCTGCCCGAGGCGGTGTCCGCGATGCGCGCGATCCGCAAGCTGGAAACGAAGGGCGCTCTCGTTTCGCTGAGCGCCGCCGATCCGCTCAATCTCACCGGCATCATCACCCCGGGGCAACGCGTGGCCTCGTTGACCAACAATCGCGTGCTGTATCGCGACGGTATTCCCGTGGCGCTGCACGCCTCCGGCCAGTCCGAGTTCATCGTGAAGATGGAGCCGGAGAAGGAATGGGAGGCGCGGCAGGCGCTGGTGCGAAAGCGCATGGCGCCCGGGTCGGCACGGCCGACCTGA
- a CDS encoding MgtC/SapB family protein, which translates to MFDIRADDIEMLVRLLAALAAGSFIGYERSFHGRPAGLRTHVLVCLASAVLMLVTVYEDHWVRTPGDSRLDPTRMAQGIMTGIGFLGAGVIVKEGLNVRGLTTAASIWITAAIGVLAGVGLYLPMIISVIMTLAVLSVFRWIEMKVPTQAFYYFDVKYEREGNLSEEGMRELLKRLGFSIANFSYRLEGSGADRMLRHKMTLQTTDRSAAARLARWLEENRTVLEFRLSPTGD; encoded by the coding sequence ATGTTCGACATCCGCGCAGACGACATCGAAATGCTGGTGAGGCTGCTGGCCGCCCTCGCCGCCGGCTCGTTCATCGGCTACGAGCGCTCCTTTCATGGACGGCCCGCGGGCCTGCGCACCCACGTCCTGGTGTGCCTGGCGTCGGCCGTGCTGATGCTGGTCACCGTCTACGAAGACCACTGGGTGCGCACGCCCGGCGATTCGCGGCTCGACCCGACCCGCATGGCGCAGGGCATCATGACCGGCATCGGCTTCCTGGGCGCCGGCGTCATCGTCAAGGAAGGCCTCAACGTGCGCGGCCTCACGACCGCGGCGTCCATCTGGATCACGGCCGCCATCGGCGTACTGGCCGGCGTCGGCCTCTATCTACCGATGATCATCTCGGTGATCATGACGCTCGCGGTGCTGTCGGTATTCCGCTGGATCGAGATGAAGGTGCCGACCCAGGCCTTCTACTATTTCGACGTCAAGTACGAGCGCGAAGGCAATCTTTCGGAAGAAGGCATGCGCGAGCTGCTGAAGCGCCTCGGATTCAGCATCGCCAACTTCAGCTACCGGCTCGAAGGTTCGGGCGCCGACCGCATGCTGCGGCACAAGATGACGCTGCAGACCACGGACCGCTCCGCAGCCGCGCGACTGGCCCGCTGGCTCGAAGAAAACCGCACGGTGCTCGAATTCCGTCTTTCGCCGACCGGCGATTGA
- a CDS encoding LysR family transcriptional regulator has translation MQLVRFRVDLAPRCSLGPGKISLLEAIAELGSLTKAAVSLGMSYRYAWLLLQDLNASFTEPVTHATVGGARGGGVRLTRFGGEVVRRYHATSHRIDAAARRSLGPLLGKAAKRPRAADKRARSVKRPA, from the coding sequence ATGCAGCTGGTGAGATTCCGCGTAGACCTCGCGCCACGTTGTTCGCTGGGGCCGGGGAAAATCTCGCTGCTCGAAGCGATCGCGGAATTGGGTTCGCTCACCAAGGCCGCGGTCTCACTCGGCATGAGTTACCGCTACGCCTGGCTGTTGCTGCAGGATCTGAATGCCTCGTTCACCGAGCCCGTGACGCACGCCACGGTCGGAGGTGCGCGCGGCGGCGGCGTGAGGCTCACCAGATTCGGTGGGGAAGTGGTGCGCCGCTATCACGCCACGAGCCACCGCATCGATGCGGCGGCGCGTCGTTCGCTCGGACCCTTGCTCGGGAAGGCCGCGAAACGCCCGCGGGCCGCTGACAAACGCGCGCGCTCCGTCAAGCGGCCGGCATAG
- a CDS encoding helix-turn-helix transcriptional regulator — protein sequence MGETSRIILALKRGLRSRGITYAMLARRISLSEPSVKRILSRGSLSLPRLEKICEAAGLSMEELVRPVSSGPAETSSTLSAAQETALAADPPLLACFYLLTNGHTPREVAAELNADEKQLRRWLVKLDNLHLVELRARLGARLRVHAPISWREDGPIRRTYEQQVRDEFMRSTFQAQDETLHFRSAELSEASRVVLQRKLARLTADFNELAELDRHLPSRDKRSVALMMACRPWVFSMFDGLKRR from the coding sequence ATGGGAGAAACCTCGCGAATCATCCTCGCGCTGAAGCGCGGCCTGCGCTCACGCGGCATCACTTACGCCATGCTGGCCCGGCGCATCTCGCTGTCCGAGCCGTCGGTGAAGCGCATCCTGTCGCGCGGCTCCTTGAGCCTGCCGCGGCTGGAGAAGATCTGCGAAGCGGCCGGGCTTTCGATGGAAGAGCTGGTGCGTCCCGTGTCCTCCGGTCCGGCGGAAACCTCCAGCACATTGTCCGCCGCGCAGGAGACCGCGCTGGCGGCCGATCCGCCGCTGCTGGCCTGCTTCTATCTACTGACCAATGGGCACACGCCGCGCGAAGTGGCGGCCGAATTGAATGCGGACGAAAAACAGCTGCGTCGCTGGCTGGTGAAACTCGACAACCTGCACCTGGTGGAGCTGCGCGCGCGGCTCGGCGCGCGGCTGCGTGTGCACGCGCCCATCTCGTGGCGCGAGGACGGGCCCATTCGCCGCACCTACGAGCAGCAGGTGCGCGACGAATTCATGCGCTCCACTTTCCAGGCGCAGGACGAAACGCTGCATTTTCGCAGCGCGGAGCTGTCCGAGGCATCCCGCGTGGTCCTGCAGCGCAAGCTGGCGCGGCTCACCGCGGATTTCAACGAACTCGCCGAGCTCGATCGTCACCTGCCGAGCCGCGACAAACGCAGCGTCGCGCTCATGATGGCGTGCCGGCCGTGGGTGTTTTCGATGTTCGACGGTTTGAAACGACGCTGA
- a CDS encoding FAD-binding oxidoreductase, with protein sequence MQTRLRSVSKVQGPLWVNDTHSALNHTPVARIVEPQCVGDVADAVAAVRKRGESLSIAGARHAMGGQQFLRGSTLLDMRQLKHVRWFDRGRALLEVEAGITWPDVIRGYLSLQRGTGPAFGIRQKQTGADRLTLGGAVAANIHGRGLAAQPFVSDIEGLEVVTPAGGLVRCSRSEHPQLFRHVVGGYGLFGVVTAVTLRLVPRVKVERCVAQLDIDGLIEAFDDRIAAGHLYGDFQFATAPDSPEFLRTGVLSSYRPVDESRAIPADQRRLSQQDWNELLTLAHDDKRTAFRRFTEFYLATHGQLYWSDTHQLNLYLEDYHGALDHRLGAAVRGSEMITELYVPRSKLLHFMNDVRRDFRLNGVDFIYGTIRLIDKERETALPWARESWACVIFNLHVDHRPQDIERAAGHFRRLIDHALRQGGSYFLTYHRFANAAQVEAAHPAIREFLAAKLAADPQGVLQSDWYRHTRGLFA encoded by the coding sequence ATGCAAACGCGACTCCGATCGGTCAGCAAGGTTCAGGGCCCGCTGTGGGTGAACGACACCCACTCGGCGCTCAATCACACGCCCGTGGCGCGCATCGTCGAGCCGCAATGCGTCGGCGACGTGGCCGACGCGGTGGCCGCAGTCCGCAAACGCGGCGAATCCTTGAGCATCGCCGGCGCCCGACATGCCATGGGCGGTCAGCAGTTCCTGCGCGGTTCCACGCTGCTGGACATGCGCCAGCTCAAACACGTGCGCTGGTTCGATCGCGGCCGCGCGCTGCTGGAAGTCGAGGCCGGCATCACCTGGCCCGATGTGATCCGCGGCTATCTTTCGCTGCAGCGTGGCACGGGGCCGGCGTTCGGAATCCGCCAGAAGCAGACGGGCGCGGACCGGCTCACGTTGGGCGGCGCGGTCGCCGCCAACATCCACGGTCGCGGCCTCGCCGCACAGCCATTCGTCTCGGACATCGAGGGCCTCGAAGTCGTCACACCCGCCGGGGGGCTGGTGCGCTGCAGCCGGTCGGAACATCCGCAGCTGTTTCGTCACGTGGTCGGTGGCTACGGTTTGTTCGGTGTGGTCACGGCCGTGACGCTGCGGCTGGTGCCGCGCGTGAAGGTGGAGCGCTGCGTCGCGCAGCTCGACATCGACGGGCTGATCGAGGCATTCGACGACCGCATCGCCGCGGGGCACCTGTACGGCGATTTCCAGTTCGCCACCGCGCCCGACAGTCCGGAATTCCTGCGCACCGGCGTCCTGTCCAGCTACCGGCCGGTCGACGAGAGCCGCGCGATCCCGGCCGATCAGCGCCGCCTGTCGCAGCAGGACTGGAACGAACTGCTGACGCTCGCGCACGACGACAAACGCACCGCGTTCCGCCGCTTCACCGAGTTTTATCTCGCGACCCATGGCCAGCTCTACTGGAGCGACACGCACCAGCTCAATCTCTATCTGGAGGACTACCACGGCGCGCTCGACCATCGGCTGGGCGCCGCGGTGCGTGGCAGCGAGATGATCACCGAGCTGTACGTGCCGCGTTCGAAGCTGCTGCACTTCATGAACGACGTACGCCGGGATTTCCGTCTGAACGGCGTCGATTTCATCTACGGCACGATCCGGCTCATCGACAAAGAACGGGAAACCGCGCTGCCGTGGGCGCGCGAGAGCTGGGCCTGCGTCATCTTCAACCTGCACGTCGACCATCGACCGCAGGACATCGAACGCGCGGCGGGGCATTTCCGCCGGCTCATCGACCACGCGTTGCGCCAGGGCGGCAGCTACTTCCTCACTTATCATCGTTTCGCGAACGCGGCGCAGGTCGAAGCCGCGCATCCGGCGATACGGGAATTTCTCGCAGCCAAACTGGCGGCGGATCCGCAGGGCGTGCTGCAGAGCGACTGGTACCGGCATACGCGGGGGCTCTTCGCATGA